A region from the Anderseniella sp. Alg231-50 genome encodes:
- a CDS encoding alpha/beta fold hydrolase, protein MPEPLLLIPGLMCTADLFAPQVSEFSDSRHVVVADHTGADDMHAIACQILDQAPDRFALAGLSMGVYLALEIMAVAPERVTRLALLDGKARPDTADELAGRKSLLKMADEGRYLNITYDILLSRLVAAGRSLEPELRDTIVQMATDTGVAVFRRQMAAIISRRDYRAGLSGISCPTLILTGLLDEITPPDYAREVAGQIPHARLELVAGCGHLSTLEAPAVVNAAMRQWLDEM, encoded by the coding sequence ATGCCTGAGCCACTATTGCTGATACCGGGGCTGATGTGTACCGCTGATCTGTTTGCACCACAGGTAAGCGAGTTCAGTGACAGCCGCCATGTCGTTGTCGCCGACCATACCGGTGCAGATGACATGCACGCTATCGCGTGTCAGATCCTGGATCAGGCGCCTGACCGGTTCGCCCTGGCTGGATTGTCGATGGGTGTCTACCTGGCGTTGGAAATCATGGCTGTTGCCCCGGAACGCGTGACCCGGCTGGCGCTGCTTGACGGCAAGGCCAGACCCGATACCGCCGATGAGCTTGCCGGACGCAAATCCCTGCTCAAGATGGCTGACGAGGGACGTTATCTGAACATAACCTACGACATCCTGCTGTCCAGGCTGGTCGCTGCCGGCAGGTCTTTGGAACCGGAACTGCGCGATACGATTGTTCAGATGGCGACCGACACCGGTGTTGCGGTTTTCAGGCGCCAGATGGCGGCAATCATCTCCCGTCGCGATTATCGTGCAGGCCTGTCCGGTATTTCCTGTCCGACATTGATTTTGACCGGCCTGCTGGACGAGATTACGCCGCCGGATTATGCGCGCGAGGTGGCAGGGCAGATTCCACATGCCAGGCTGGAACTGGTCGCCGGATGCGGCCACCTTTCCACCCTGGAAGCTCCGGCAGTGGTAAATGCTGCGATGCGGCAGTGGCTGGATGAAATGT